The Mycolicibacterium boenickei genome has a segment encoding these proteins:
- a CDS encoding SRPBCC family protein — translation MGQVSAVSTVLINAEPAAVFAAIADYQTVRPKILSSHYRDYQVLEGGQGVGTVASWKLQATESRVRDIKASVDVAGHTVIEKDANSSLVTNWTVAPAGTGSSVNLKTSWTGAGGVKGFFEKTFAPLGLRKIQDEVLANLKKEVES, via the coding sequence ATGGGACAGGTCAGTGCGGTCAGCACGGTTCTGATCAACGCCGAGCCGGCCGCTGTGTTCGCCGCGATCGCGGACTACCAGACCGTGCGCCCGAAGATCCTTTCCTCGCATTACCGCGACTACCAGGTGCTCGAGGGCGGTCAGGGCGTGGGAACCGTGGCCAGCTGGAAGCTGCAGGCCACCGAGTCCCGGGTCCGCGACATCAAGGCGTCCGTGGATGTGGCCGGTCACACGGTGATCGAGAAGGACGCGAACTCCAGCCTGGTGACCAACTGGACCGTCGCCCCGGCGGGCACCGGCTCGTCGGTCAACCTCAAGACCAGCTGGACCGGCGCCGGCGGGGTCAAGGGCTTCTTCGAGAAGACGTTCGCGCCGCTGGGCCTGCGCAAGATCCAGGACGAGGTGCTGGCGAACCTGAAAAAAGAAGTCGAGAGTTAA
- a CDS encoding DUF559 domain-containing protein gives MSEPFIGTEALAAGVVNRYQLSRHHRAILPNIYVDKRTAVSLRQRSTAAWLWSGRNGVIAGAAASALHGAKWVGDDIPIELISAKTKPPEQVITRQDLICDGEVMRIDGLPVTSVERTAFDLGRRGPIGAAVARLDALARATGLKADDVMTLAGHHRHTRGLRQLDRALDLFDPGGQSPKETWLRLMLIDAGFPRPRTQIPVLGPDGYPRYFLDMGWEELMLAVEYEGVQHADQLGYDISRADYITRVGWTQVRVAAGHRRPAIIARVEREWDRLWRPELGIMPRRPPLAGPPLELGC, from the coding sequence ATGAGTGAGCCCTTCATCGGCACCGAAGCCCTGGCGGCCGGCGTCGTCAACCGCTACCAGCTCAGCCGCCATCACCGCGCGATCCTGCCGAACATCTACGTGGACAAGCGAACTGCGGTGTCGCTGCGGCAACGCAGCACGGCGGCCTGGTTGTGGTCGGGTCGTAACGGGGTGATCGCGGGCGCCGCCGCGTCGGCGCTCCATGGCGCGAAGTGGGTGGGCGATGACATTCCGATCGAGTTGATCAGCGCCAAGACCAAACCACCCGAGCAGGTGATCACTCGACAGGATCTGATCTGCGACGGCGAGGTCATGCGCATCGACGGTCTGCCGGTCACGAGCGTCGAGCGCACTGCCTTTGACCTCGGACGCCGCGGGCCGATCGGTGCGGCCGTCGCGCGACTCGACGCTCTTGCCCGAGCCACCGGGCTGAAGGCGGACGACGTGATGACGCTCGCCGGACACCATCGCCACACCCGTGGCCTGCGGCAACTCGACCGGGCGCTGGATCTGTTCGACCCCGGCGGCCAGTCCCCGAAAGAAACCTGGCTGCGGCTGATGCTCATCGACGCGGGTTTTCCACGGCCGCGGACACAGATACCGGTGCTCGGGCCCGACGGCTACCCGAGGTACTTCCTCGACATGGGTTGGGAGGAACTGATGCTGGCGGTCGAATACGAAGGTGTGCAGCACGCCGATCAGCTCGGCTATGACATCTCGCGTGCCGACTACATCACGCGAGTCGGCTGGACCCAGGTAAGAGTGGCCGCGGGACACCGACGACCCGCCATCATCGCCCGGGTGGAGCGCGAATGGGACCGACTTTGGCGGCCAGAGCTCGGGATCATGCCGCGCCGGCCACCGCTGGCCGGTCCGCCGCTGGAACTCGGCTGTTGA
- the recR gene encoding recombination mediator RecR, with protein MFEGPVQDLIDELGKLPGIGPKSAQRIAFHLLSVEPPDIDRLTAVLGRIRDGVTFCAVCGNVSDEERCRICKDPRRDASLVCVVEEPKDVQAVERTREFRGRYHVLGGALDPLSGIGPDQLRIRELLNRIGERVDGVDVAEVIIATDPNTEGEATATYLVRMLRDIPGLTVTRIASGLPMGGDLEFADELTLGRALAGRRAMA; from the coding sequence GTGTTCGAAGGCCCGGTACAGGATCTGATCGACGAGCTCGGCAAGCTCCCCGGGATCGGGCCCAAGAGTGCGCAGCGGATCGCGTTTCACCTATTGAGCGTCGAGCCGCCGGACATCGATCGGCTGACCGCGGTGTTGGGCCGCATCCGTGACGGCGTCACGTTCTGTGCGGTGTGCGGCAACGTCTCCGACGAGGAACGCTGCCGGATCTGCAAGGACCCCCGCCGGGACGCCTCCCTGGTGTGCGTGGTCGAGGAGCCGAAGGACGTGCAGGCCGTCGAACGCACCCGCGAGTTCCGGGGCCGCTACCACGTGCTGGGCGGCGCACTGGACCCGTTGTCCGGCATCGGGCCCGATCAACTGCGCATCCGAGAACTGCTGAACCGCATCGGAGAACGCGTCGACGGCGTCGACGTGGCCGAGGTGATCATCGCGACCGACCCCAACACCGAGGGGGAGGCCACGGCCACCTATCTGGTGCGGATGCTGCGCGACATCCCGGGCCTCACCGTCACCCGCATCGCGTCGGGTCTGCCGATGGGCGGTGACCTGGAGTTCGCCGACGAGCTCACCCTGGGCCGGGCGTTGGCCGGCCGCCGCGCCATGGCCTGA
- a CDS encoding type 1 glutamine amidotransferase yields the protein MSGAHARSNKAPVQIGLVLPDVMGTYGDSGNAVVLQQRLRLRGIDAEIVEITLADPVPDSLDLYTLGGAEDYAQRLATKHLIRYPGLQQAVSRGAPVLAICAAIQVLGHWYETSAGERVEGVGLLDVTTSPQETRTIGEVASTPLLEGLTQPLTGFENHRGGTVLGPDARPLAAVTKGAGNRLGDGYDGAVQGSVVATYLHGPCLARNPELADHLLSQVVGELPPLQLPEVDLLRRERLAAPRRV from the coding sequence ATGAGTGGCGCGCACGCGAGGAGCAACAAGGCCCCTGTGCAGATCGGGCTGGTGCTGCCCGACGTGATGGGCACCTACGGCGACAGCGGCAACGCCGTGGTGCTGCAGCAGCGGTTGCGGTTGCGCGGAATCGACGCCGAGATCGTGGAGATCACGCTCGCCGATCCGGTGCCCGACTCGCTGGATCTGTACACCCTCGGCGGCGCCGAGGACTACGCGCAGCGGCTGGCGACCAAGCATCTGATCCGGTATCCCGGTCTGCAGCAAGCGGTTTCGCGTGGTGCGCCGGTGCTCGCGATCTGCGCGGCGATCCAGGTGCTCGGCCACTGGTACGAGACCTCTGCCGGGGAGCGGGTCGAAGGTGTTGGGCTGCTCGACGTCACGACGTCGCCGCAGGAGACCCGCACCATCGGCGAGGTGGCTTCCACTCCCCTGCTCGAGGGCCTCACCCAGCCGCTGACCGGTTTCGAAAACCACCGCGGCGGAACGGTTCTGGGTCCGGACGCCAGACCGCTGGCCGCCGTCACCAAAGGGGCAGGCAACCGTTTGGGCGACGGCTACGACGGCGCGGTGCAAGGCAGTGTGGTGGCCACCTACCTGCACGGCCCGTGCCTGGCCCGCAACCCGGAACTGGCCGATCATCTGCTGTCGCAGGTGGTCGGCGAGCTGCCGCCGTTGCAGCTGCCGGAGGTCGATCTGCTGCGTCGCGAGCGGTTGGCCGCCCCGCGCCGGGTGTAG
- a CDS encoding DNA polymerase III subunits gamma/tau: MALYRKYRPATFAEVVGQEHVTEPLSTALTAGRINHAYLFSGPRGCGKTSSARILARSLNCEQGPTPTPCGVCASCVALAPNGPGNLDVTELDAASHGGVDDTRELRDRAFFTPAQSRYRIFIIDEAHMVTTAGFNALLKIVEEPPEHLIFVFATTEPEKVLPTIRSRTHHYPFRLLAPRTMRPLLERICAEESVNVDDAVYPLVIRAGGGSPRDTLSVLDQLLAGSEQSDSGNHITYQRALALLGATDMALIDDAVEALAAGDAAALFGAVESVIDAGHDPRRFATDLLERFRDLIVLQAVPDAVTRGVVDAPADVLERMREQAARLGAGTLTRYAEVVHAGLGEMRGATAPRLLLEVVCARLLLPSAHDTESALLQRIERIETRLDLSIPAGEAAAARPAAEPAKTFVRRSQAAPAAEAPAPAPTPAAAPAPPPVAPPAPEPQAAPVAAPEPVAAPEPVAAPEPVSAPPPPPAPAPEPEPPLPPEPDFEPEPAPEPEPEPEPAPASVTPGGEPSAAAVRSMWSTVREKVRERSRTTEVMLSGAIVRAVEDKTLVLSHDSPPLAKRLTESRNADVIREALKDALGVDWQIRCEVGTAEAAPPPPPKAAKPPPRVPTRPGRVIPEPEPEPVPEPPSSPEQEEAEMLAEASQSEAGPRRDPEEVALELLQNELGARKIEG; the protein is encoded by the coding sequence GTGGCTCTCTACCGCAAATACCGGCCGGCAACCTTCGCGGAAGTCGTTGGCCAGGAACATGTCACCGAGCCGCTATCAACCGCGCTGACCGCGGGCCGGATCAACCACGCGTATCTGTTCTCCGGGCCGCGCGGCTGCGGTAAGACGTCCTCGGCGCGCATCCTGGCCCGCTCGCTCAACTGTGAGCAGGGGCCCACGCCCACGCCTTGCGGGGTGTGCGCGTCGTGCGTCGCGCTGGCCCCCAACGGCCCGGGCAACCTCGACGTCACCGAACTCGACGCGGCCAGCCACGGCGGCGTCGACGACACCCGCGAGCTGCGGGATCGTGCGTTCTTCACCCCCGCGCAATCGCGGTACCGCATCTTCATCATCGACGAAGCGCACATGGTCACCACGGCCGGCTTCAACGCGCTGCTCAAGATCGTCGAGGAGCCGCCCGAGCACCTGATCTTCGTGTTCGCCACCACCGAACCGGAGAAGGTGCTGCCGACCATCCGGTCGCGCACCCACCACTACCCCTTCCGGCTCCTGGCCCCGCGCACCATGCGCCCGCTGCTCGAGCGCATCTGCGCCGAAGAGAGCGTCAACGTCGACGACGCGGTGTACCCGTTGGTCATCCGGGCCGGCGGTGGTTCGCCCCGCGACACGCTCTCGGTGCTCGATCAGCTGCTGGCCGGCTCGGAACAGAGCGACAGCGGCAACCACATCACGTATCAGCGGGCGCTGGCCCTGCTGGGGGCCACCGACATGGCGCTCATCGACGACGCGGTCGAGGCGCTGGCGGCCGGGGACGCGGCCGCGTTGTTCGGTGCGGTGGAATCCGTGATCGACGCAGGCCATGATCCGCGGCGGTTCGCCACCGATCTGCTGGAACGCTTCCGCGACCTGATCGTGCTGCAGGCCGTGCCCGACGCGGTCACCCGCGGTGTCGTGGACGCGCCGGCCGATGTGCTGGAACGGATGCGGGAGCAGGCTGCCCGCTTGGGCGCAGGCACCCTGACCCGCTACGCCGAGGTGGTGCACGCGGGCCTCGGCGAGATGCGTGGTGCAACCGCACCTCGGCTGCTGCTGGAGGTGGTGTGCGCCCGGCTGCTGCTGCCGTCGGCGCATGACACCGAATCCGCGCTGCTGCAGCGCATCGAACGCATCGAGACCCGGCTGGACCTGTCCATCCCGGCCGGCGAGGCCGCGGCCGCCCGCCCCGCCGCCGAGCCCGCCAAGACGTTCGTGCGCCGCAGTCAGGCCGCACCGGCCGCGGAGGCTCCTGCCCCGGCGCCCACCCCTGCTGCTGCGCCCGCCCCGCCGCCTGTGGCTCCCCCCGCGCCTGAACCACAAGCCGCGCCGGTGGCCGCTCCCGAGCCGGTGGCCGCGCCTGAACCGGTGGCCGCCCCCGAGCCGGTGTCCGCGCCGCCACCACCACCCGCTCCGGCCCCCGAGCCCGAGCCGCCGCTCCCGCCCGAGCCCGACTTCGAGCCCGAGCCCGCTCCGGAACCGGAGCCTGAACCCGAGCCGGCACCGGCCTCGGTAACCCCCGGCGGCGAGCCCAGCGCGGCCGCCGTGCGCTCGATGTGGTCGACGGTGCGGGAGAAGGTGCGGGAGCGCAGCCGGACCACCGAGGTCATGCTGTCCGGGGCGATCGTCCGCGCGGTCGAGGACAAAACGCTTGTGCTCTCCCATGATTCGCCGCCGTTGGCCAAGCGGCTCACGGAATCGCGCAACGCCGACGTGATCCGGGAGGCGCTGAAGGATGCGCTCGGCGTGGATTGGCAGATCCGGTGTGAGGTCGGCACGGCGGAGGCCGCGCCGCCGCCCCCGCCGAAGGCCGCGAAGCCGCCACCACGGGTGCCCACCCGACCTGGCCGCGTCATTCCCGAGCCGGAGCCGGAACCTGTTCCGGAGCCGCCGTCATCCCCGGAGCAGGAAGAGGCAGAGATGCTCGCCGAGGCTTCGCAGAGCGAGGCCGGGCCGCGTCGCGACCCCGAAGAGGTCGCCCTGGAGCTGCTCCAGAACGAGTTGGGTGCGCGAAAGATCGAGGGCTAG
- a CDS encoding MBL fold metallo-hydrolase, translating to MPDLLQMAPSLYRLRIPGGQAHLLNCYLWTEPDGVTLIDAGWPDSADLIADALTELGLRRIHVKRIVLTHFHEDHSGAAAEIADWSDVEVIAGAADAGYVRGEPGPIPVLTDSERTLRPDLVEPPNGPACQVDRVVGDGDVLDFAGGARVIGVPGHTPGSIALYLPAADAVLTGDTVAEFNGQVIAGVFNVDRSELTDSVSRIAATGAQIAGFGHGEPILSDAAAKIAAAVDVFA from the coding sequence ATGCCCGACCTACTCCAGATGGCGCCCTCGCTCTACCGTCTGCGCATCCCAGGTGGCCAGGCTCATCTACTCAACTGCTACCTGTGGACCGAACCCGACGGCGTGACGCTGATCGACGCCGGCTGGCCGGACAGCGCCGATTTGATCGCCGACGCCCTCACCGAACTCGGCCTGCGGCGGATTCACGTCAAGCGCATCGTCCTCACGCACTTTCACGAGGACCACAGCGGTGCGGCCGCCGAGATCGCGGACTGGTCTGACGTCGAGGTCATCGCCGGTGCGGCCGACGCCGGGTACGTGCGTGGCGAGCCGGGTCCGATTCCGGTGCTGACCGACTCGGAGCGGACGCTCCGCCCGGATCTCGTGGAACCGCCGAACGGCCCGGCATGCCAGGTGGACCGGGTGGTCGGCGACGGCGACGTTCTCGACTTCGCCGGCGGGGCAAGGGTGATCGGTGTGCCCGGCCATACTCCCGGCAGCATCGCGCTGTATCTCCCGGCGGCGGATGCCGTGCTCACCGGAGACACCGTCGCAGAGTTCAACGGTCAGGTGATCGCGGGTGTCTTCAACGTCGACCGCTCAGAGCTCACCGACTCGGTGTCCAGGATCGCCGCCACCGGTGCACAGATCGCCGGATTCGGCCATGGCGAGCCGATTCTCAGTGATGCCGCCGCCAAGATCGCCGCTGCGGTCGACGTTTTCGCCTGA
- a CDS encoding YbaB/EbfC family nucleoid-associated protein produces the protein MQPGGTPDMSALLAQAQQVQQQLMEAQEALANSEVHGQAGGGLVQVTVKGSGEVIAVAIDPKVVDPEDVETLQDLIVGALADASNQVTTLAQSRLGPLAGGLSGFGLPGL, from the coding sequence ATGCAACCCGGAGGCACGCCCGACATGTCGGCCCTGCTTGCGCAGGCACAGCAGGTACAACAGCAGCTCATGGAGGCGCAGGAAGCGCTGGCCAATTCCGAGGTGCACGGCCAGGCCGGCGGCGGGCTGGTGCAGGTGACGGTCAAGGGCAGCGGCGAGGTGATCGCGGTGGCGATCGACCCCAAGGTCGTCGATCCCGAGGACGTCGAGACCCTGCAGGACCTCATCGTCGGCGCCCTCGCCGATGCCTCCAACCAGGTGACCACGCTGGCGCAGAGTCGCCTGGGCCCGCTGGCCGGCGGGTTGAGCGGGTTCGGACTTCCGGGGCTCTGA
- a CDS encoding Rv3717 family N-acetylmuramoyl-L-alanine amidase, translating into MAPVRVPACVRVGTAFVSSVFIAAAVPAVVDAPHATAAPNVAGMIVFLDPGHNGANDASISRQVPTGRGGTKDCQASGTSTEDGFPEHTFTWDTTLRVRALLNQMGVRTAMSRGNDNALGPCVDERASMANALRPNAIVSIHADGGPANGRGFHVLYSSPPLNNVQAGPSVQFAKTMRDQLSASGIPPATYIGSGGLDARSDIAGLNLAQFPSILVECGNMKNPVDSSLMKTPDGRQKYAEAIVRGVTAYLGSQGGTPAR; encoded by the coding sequence GTGGCGCCCGTGCGAGTCCCAGCCTGCGTGCGTGTCGGCACGGCGTTCGTCAGCAGCGTATTCATCGCCGCTGCCGTCCCCGCCGTCGTCGATGCTCCCCACGCCACCGCCGCCCCGAACGTCGCCGGAATGATCGTGTTCCTCGATCCCGGCCACAACGGCGCCAACGACGCGTCGATCAGCCGCCAGGTGCCCACCGGCCGCGGCGGCACCAAGGACTGCCAGGCCAGCGGCACCTCCACCGAGGACGGCTTCCCCGAGCACACCTTCACCTGGGACACCACGCTGCGGGTCCGCGCCCTCCTGAACCAGATGGGCGTGCGCACCGCCATGTCCCGCGGCAACGACAACGCGCTGGGGCCCTGCGTCGACGAGCGGGCCTCGATGGCCAATGCCCTGCGGCCCAACGCCATCGTGTCCATCCACGCCGACGGAGGCCCGGCCAACGGCCGCGGCTTCCACGTGCTCTATTCGTCCCCGCCGCTGAACAACGTGCAGGCCGGACCGTCGGTGCAGTTCGCCAAGACCATGCGCGACCAGCTGTCCGCGTCGGGCATCCCGCCCGCCACCTACATCGGTTCGGGCGGTCTGGACGCCCGCTCGGACATCGCCGGGCTCAACCTGGCGCAGTTCCCGTCGATCCTCGTCGAGTGCGGCAACATGAAGAACCCGGTCGACTCGTCACTGATGAAGACCCCGGACGGCCGGCAGAAGTATGCCGAGGCCATCGTCCGGGGCGTCACGGCCTACCTGGGCAGCCAGGGCGGTACCCCGGCTCGTTAA
- a CDS encoding class I SAM-dependent methyltransferase: protein MTTFKEHSTHASDHKLNLAEILEIFASGSQPLKFTAYDGSSAGPENATLGLDLKTPRGTTYLATAPGDLGLARAYVSGDLEPHGVHPGDPYPLLCALAEKMAFKRPPARVLANIVRSIGIEHLKPIAPPPQEALPRWRRMMEGLRHSKTRDAEAIHHHYDVSNTFYEWVLGPSMTYTCACYPDADASLEEAQDNKYRLVFEKLRLQPGDRLLDVGCGWGGMVRYAARHGVKALGVTLSAEQARWAREAIAKEGLSDLAEVRHGDYRDITETGFDAVSSIGLTEHIGVHNYPSYFGFLKSKMRPGALLLNHCITRHDNRSGAAAGGFIDRYVFPDGELTGSGRIITEVQDVGLEVMHEENLRNHYAMTLRDWCANLVEHWDEAVAEVGLPTAKVWGLYMAGSRLGFETNVVQLHQVLAVKLDDRGNDGGLPLRPWWTP from the coding sequence ATGACCACCTTCAAAGAACACTCGACGCACGCAAGCGATCACAAGCTCAACCTGGCCGAGATCCTGGAGATCTTCGCATCAGGTTCGCAGCCACTGAAATTCACCGCCTACGACGGCAGCAGCGCCGGCCCCGAGAACGCCACGCTCGGCCTGGACCTCAAGACCCCGCGCGGCACCACGTATCTCGCCACCGCCCCTGGTGATCTTGGTCTGGCCCGGGCCTACGTCTCCGGCGACCTGGAACCGCACGGCGTTCATCCCGGCGACCCGTACCCGCTGCTGTGCGCGCTGGCGGAGAAGATGGCGTTCAAGCGCCCGCCGGCCCGGGTACTCGCCAACATCGTCCGCTCCATCGGCATCGAACACCTCAAGCCGATCGCACCTCCCCCACAAGAGGCCCTGCCCCGGTGGCGCCGGATGATGGAGGGCCTGCGGCACAGCAAGACCCGTGACGCCGAGGCCATCCACCATCACTACGACGTGTCGAACACCTTCTACGAATGGGTGCTCGGGCCGTCGATGACCTACACCTGCGCGTGCTATCCGGACGCCGATGCCAGCCTGGAAGAGGCGCAGGACAACAAGTATCGGCTGGTCTTCGAGAAGCTGCGTCTGCAACCGGGCGACCGCTTGCTCGACGTCGGCTGCGGCTGGGGCGGCATGGTGCGCTACGCGGCCCGCCACGGGGTCAAGGCGCTCGGAGTGACGCTGTCGGCAGAGCAGGCCCGGTGGGCGCGGGAGGCCATCGCCAAGGAGGGTCTCAGCGACCTGGCCGAGGTGCGTCACGGCGACTACCGCGACATCACCGAGACCGGGTTCGACGCGGTGTCCTCGATCGGCCTGACCGAGCACATCGGGGTGCACAACTACCCGTCGTACTTCGGTTTCCTCAAGTCGAAGATGCGTCCCGGCGCGCTCCTGCTCAACCACTGCATCACCCGCCACGACAACCGAAGCGGCGCGGCCGCCGGAGGTTTCATCGATCGGTATGTGTTCCCCGACGGCGAGTTGACCGGCTCGGGGCGCATCATCACCGAGGTGCAGGACGTCGGCCTTGAGGTCATGCACGAGGAGAACCTGCGCAACCACTACGCGATGACGCTGCGCGACTGGTGTGCCAACCTCGTCGAGCACTGGGACGAGGCGGTCGCCGAGGTCGGGCTGCCCACCGCCAAGGTGTGGGGCCTGTACATGGCCGGGTCCCGGTTGGGCTTCGAGACGAATGTGGTTCAGCTGCACCAGGTTCTGGCGGTCAAACTCGACGACCGCGGCAACGACGGCGGCCTGCCGCTGCGGCCGTGGTGGACGCCCTAG
- a CDS encoding FAD-binding oxidoreductase, with product MSVVTTDAQAVHALGVQRLLDSYRAIPPSSTVRLAKPTSNLFRARDRSDVKGLDVSGLTNVIAVDAEARTADVAGMCTYEDLVAATLPHALAPLVVPQLKTITLGGAVTGLGIESTSFRNGLPHESVLEMDILTGAGEIVTASPEQHADLFRTFPNSYGTLGYSTRLRIELEPVTPFVALRHLRFHSLSALIAAMDRIIETGGLDGQPVDYLDGVVFSTDESYLCVGFKTTTPGPVSDYTGQDIYYRSIQHAQGEKHDRLTIHDYLWRWDTDWFWCSRAFGAQNPTIRRFWPRRLRRSSFYWKLVGYDQRFNIADRIEIRNGRPPRERVVQDIEVPLENCERFLTWFLENVPIEPIWLCPLRLREHRRNDADISGAWPLYPLRAHHTYVNVGFWSSVPVGPVEGHTNKLIEAKVGELDGHKSLYSDSYYRREDFDELYGGETYKTVKKSYDPDSRLFDLYSKAVLRR from the coding sequence GTGTCTGTTGTTACGACTGACGCACAAGCTGTCCATGCCCTCGGCGTGCAGCGCCTATTGGACAGTTACCGCGCCATTCCGCCCAGTTCGACGGTGCGGCTTGCCAAGCCCACGTCGAACCTCTTCCGTGCGCGAGATCGCAGCGATGTCAAGGGTCTGGACGTATCGGGCCTGACCAATGTGATCGCGGTCGACGCCGAAGCCCGCACCGCCGACGTGGCGGGCATGTGCACCTATGAAGACCTGGTCGCCGCGACGCTGCCGCACGCTCTGGCACCGCTGGTGGTGCCCCAACTCAAGACCATCACGCTGGGCGGCGCGGTCACCGGGCTCGGCATCGAATCGACCTCGTTCCGTAACGGTCTGCCGCATGAATCGGTGCTGGAGATGGACATTCTCACCGGAGCAGGCGAGATCGTCACCGCCTCACCCGAGCAGCATGCCGACCTTTTCCGGACCTTCCCCAATTCTTATGGAACGCTGGGTTATTCGACCCGGCTCCGCATCGAGCTGGAACCCGTCACCCCCTTTGTGGCGTTGCGCCACCTGCGCTTTCACTCGCTGTCCGCACTCATCGCGGCGATGGATCGAATCATCGAGACGGGCGGTCTCGACGGCCAACCGGTCGATTATCTCGACGGCGTGGTGTTCAGCACCGACGAAAGCTACCTGTGCGTCGGGTTCAAGACCACGACACCGGGCCCGGTCAGCGACTACACCGGTCAGGACATCTACTACCGCTCGATCCAGCACGCGCAGGGCGAAAAGCACGACCGCCTGACCATTCACGACTACCTGTGGCGGTGGGACACCGACTGGTTCTGGTGTTCCCGGGCCTTCGGCGCGCAGAACCCCACCATCCGGCGGTTCTGGCCGCGCCGGCTGCGCCGCAGCAGCTTCTACTGGAAACTCGTCGGCTACGACCAGCGGTTCAACATCGCCGACCGGATCGAGATCCGGAACGGCCGCCCGCCCCGGGAGCGGGTGGTACAGGACATCGAGGTGCCCCTGGAGAACTGCGAACGGTTCCTCACCTGGTTCCTGGAAAACGTCCCGATCGAACCGATCTGGCTGTGCCCGCTGCGGTTACGCGAGCATCGCCGCAACGACGCAGATATATCTGGGGCCTGGCCCCTGTATCCCCTTCGCGCCCACCACACCTACGTCAACGTCGGGTTCTGGTCGTCGGTGCCCGTCGGCCCGGTCGAGGGACACACCAACAAGCTGATCGAGGCCAAGGTCGGCGAACTCGACGGACACAAGTCCCTGTATTCCGATTCCTACTATCGCCGTGAGGATTTCGACGAGCTCTACGGCGGCGAGACCTACAAGACCGTCAAGAAGTCCTACGACCCCGATTCGCGCCTGTTTGACCTGTATTCGAAAGCCGTCTTGCGCCGATGA
- a CDS encoding aminotransferase class I/II-fold pyridoxal phosphate-dependent enzyme, with product MSFQSLGRDDLLAQHEVQQRNYAELQAKKLSLDLTRGKPAPEQLDLSNALLSLPGSEKDSFRDREGTDTRNYGGLHGLPELREIFGELLGIPVQNLIAGNNASLEMMHDVIVFSLLHGGVDSVRPWIREEQVKFLCPSPGYDRHFAITESLGVEMIPVPMREDGPDVDLIEELVAADPAIKGMWCVPVYGNPTGVTYSWEVVRRLVQMRTAANDFRLMWDNAYAVHTLTDEFIRQVDVLGLAEAAGNPNRPLVFASTSKITFAGAGVSFLGGSLGNIAWYLQHAGKKTIGPDKVNQLRHSRFFGDADGVRLQMQRHRELIAPKFALVAEILEDRLGESKIASWTDPKGGYFVSLDVWPGTAKRTVALAKDAGIAVTEAGSAFPYRKDPEDKNIRIAPTFPSLPDVREAIDGLATCALLAATESLLR from the coding sequence GTGTCGTTCCAGTCTCTCGGCCGCGACGATCTGCTCGCGCAGCACGAAGTCCAACAGCGCAACTACGCGGAGCTGCAGGCCAAGAAGCTGAGCCTGGACCTGACCCGCGGCAAGCCGGCTCCCGAGCAGTTGGACCTGTCCAACGCGCTGCTGTCGCTGCCCGGCTCGGAAAAAGACTCCTTCCGGGACCGCGAAGGCACCGACACCCGCAACTACGGGGGCCTGCACGGCCTGCCCGAGCTGCGGGAGATCTTCGGCGAACTGCTCGGCATCCCGGTGCAGAACCTCATCGCAGGCAACAACGCGAGCCTGGAGATGATGCACGACGTCATCGTGTTCTCGCTGCTGCACGGCGGGGTGGATTCGGTGCGGCCCTGGATCCGGGAAGAGCAGGTCAAGTTCCTCTGCCCGTCGCCCGGGTATGACCGGCATTTCGCGATCACCGAGTCCTTGGGCGTCGAGATGATCCCGGTGCCGATGCGTGAGGACGGGCCGGATGTCGACCTCATCGAGGAACTCGTCGCGGCCGACCCGGCGATCAAGGGCATGTGGTGCGTTCCGGTGTACGGCAACCCCACCGGGGTCACCTATTCCTGGGAAGTTGTCCGGCGTCTCGTCCAAATGCGCACGGCGGCAAACGATTTCCGGTTGATGTGGGACAACGCCTACGCCGTCCACACCCTGACCGACGAGTTCATCCGTCAGGTCGACGTGCTGGGCCTGGCCGAGGCGGCCGGTAACCCGAACCGTCCCTTGGTGTTCGCCTCGACCTCCAAGATCACCTTCGCCGGCGCGGGGGTGAGCTTCCTCGGCGGCTCGCTGGGCAACATCGCCTGGTACCTGCAGCACGCGGGCAAGAAGACGATCGGGCCAGACAAGGTCAACCAGCTGCGCCACAGCCGCTTCTTCGGCGACGCCGACGGTGTGCGGCTGCAGATGCAGCGTCACCGCGAGCTGATCGCCCCCAAGTTCGCCTTGGTCGCCGAGATCCTCGAGGACCGCCTGGGGGAGTCGAAGATCGCGTCGTGGACCGACCCCAAGGGCGGATACTTCGTGAGTCTCGACGTGTGGCCCGGCACCGCCAAGCGGACCGTCGCACTGGCCAAGGACGCCGGGATCGCGGTCACCGAGGCCGGTTCGGCTTTCCCGTACCGCAAGGACCCCGAGGACAAGAACATCCGCATCGCGCCGACGTTCCCGTCGCTACCAGATGTGCGCGAGGCGATCGACGGCCTCGCCACCTGCGCTCTGCTGGCAGCGACCGAGTCGCTGTTGCGTTGA